The sequence below is a genomic window from Coffea arabica cultivar ET-39 chromosome 4c, Coffea Arabica ET-39 HiFi, whole genome shotgun sequence.
ATTTACAGAGTCCTACAACAGAACCTTGGAATATCTCAAGTCAGGCAGCCATGGCCAAGACACCAATTCCACTGGTTGCAAGTACGTAATCTGGATTCCAGAGGCTGGTTTAGGAAACAGAATGCTTAGCTTATCATCTGCTTTTCTTTACGCCCTGCTAACAAATAGAGTCCTACTTGTTGATCCAGGAAGTAGAGTTTCTGATCTTTTCTGCGAACCATTTCCTGAGGTTTCCTGGTTGCTCCCCTCTAACTTCCCCCTTACTGGTAAGTTCAGTAGCTTTGATCAGAAATCTCCTGAGACTTTTGGAAACCTGTTGAGAAACAGAAGCCATGCTAATTCAACTTCATCTTCCCTGCCACCATATCTCTATCTCTATCTAGTCCATGACTATGATGAGTTTGACAAGTGTTTCTTTTGTGATCATGATCATACTATTCTCCAGAATATACCTTGGCTTATTGTGAAATCAAACATATATTTTGCCCCATCTCTTGTTTCAATTCCATCTTTTCAGCAAGATATTAGCGATCTATTCCCAAATTTAGGAACTGTGTTTCATTACCTGGGCCGGTATCTCTTTAATCCCACCAACTTTGTTTGGGGGCTTGTCACCAGGTATTACGACATCAATTTAGCCAGGGCAGATGAAAAGATAGGCGTTCAGATACGAGTACTAGACAAAGATTTTGGTCGTTTTGAGCGCGTGCTAAATCAGACTTTGGGTTGTATGCTGAGGGAGAATCTACTACCAGAAATCAATGGGACCAAACCTGTCGTCATTCAATCTGGAAAGCTTAAGACTAAAGCTCTTCTGATTACATCTTTAAGATCTTGGTACTCTGAGGCAATAAAAAGCATGTACTGGAAACGTTCCACCGTCACAGGAGAAGTGGTTGAAGTACACCAGCCAAGCCATGAGCAGTACCAGCATACTAGAAGACGAATGCACAATATAAAAGCATGGGCAGAAATCTATCTGCTGAGCTTGACTGATAAGCTGGTCACAAGCGGAGGTTCGACTTTTGGCTATATAGCTCATAGTCTTGGAGGATTGAAGCCATGGATCCTTTACAAGCCTGAGGATCATGTAATCCCAAATCCACCATGTCAGCGGGGCGTGTCAATGGAACCTTGCATGCATGCCCCTCCATATCATGATTGCACAAGTAAAAAATGGACTGGCCCAGGTGGTAAACTTGATCCTCATGTACAGCATTGTGATGACAAATGGTGGGGTATTAAATTTATTGACAGAGAATAGGACTAGTGACCATTTTGTTAATTCCTGAAGAAATAGAAGATAAAATTTTCCCTTGTACACTTCAATATTTGTagtgatatagtcaaaatatttgtttcttcttttatcaaaGATTGCCTGAAGGACAATGTAGTAAGCCAGTTTTACCAGAGGGCTTCATACATGGCCATTTCAACTTAACATCTAAAACCAGGAACCACGGGCACCATTTTGCTCCAGTATTGCAATTCCAGTTCCTGTAAAGCACTAACCAAATCTCATCAAGCAGCAAAAGCTCGAACAGCACATTGGCAAATCTAACCAAATAGCAAAGAGCTTGGATTGTAGGGAAACTATGCTTATAGCACCACAAACACGATGCATGCGTAAAACCTAAGATACCGGCTTTATGGGCTAACAAATACAATATCACATAACATCTCCACTATCATAAGAGCTATTCCTCGTttatttgagagaaatgaaacGAGAACCTTGAGCACGATGCTATGGTAGCCATTGATGCTGTTTTATCCCTTTTTGGTCAAAGGAGACTTCGATACTTCAATACTGCTTCCAGGAGAAAGAGCCACACATTTGAGCCAAGCTGAGTGAATGGAACACTGGTTCATGGCAGCTGATGACTGCCCTATTCATCTAAAACATGCTATCTAGAGGTTTCTCACCTTCTCATTGATTAAACTGATTACCCTCTGCTCATTATTCACCCAGGTGCTTCTGCACAAGAGAGAGATTGAGCAAATGCCCTGTCCCTGGCCCTACAGAAGTTGGGCTAGAGGATATTTGTTATTAAGCATAACTGATTTCACAACTGGATCCAAACAGCTTCACCAAGAAATATATCTTATACGAAGACaacttggagatgaatgtataCACAAAACATTTACTCTGCAATAAACCGCAAAGATCCATTACACAAGTTGAAAAGCATAATCAAACAGTGATGTTCAAAGCCTGATATCATTGCTGAACTTAGTATCAGATAGTCACAATGACATTTACATCGGTAAAGCCACCTTTAGAAACTCCATCAAACTCTGAAATGCCTTAGT
It includes:
- the LOC113740275 gene encoding galactoside 2-alpha-L-fucosyltransferase-like translates to MMKTRCPEAYRFFCNPVKVMGIFVASLVGFLVWFSAVNGWPSYGFQWSQKPGKKDVNLDDIIEQIRYIGDSFPRPVEMPKDKLLGGLFPEGFDVNTCVSRYQSALYRKEQKHQPSPNLVSRLRKYEALHKQCGPFTESYNRTLEYLKSGSHGQDTNSTGCKYVIWIPEAGLGNRMLSLSSAFLYALLTNRVLLVDPGSRVSDLFCEPFPEVSWLLPSNFPLTGKFSSFDQKSPETFGNLLRNRSHANSTSSSLPPYLYLYLVHDYDEFDKCFFCDHDHTILQNIPWLIVKSNIYFAPSLVSIPSFQQDISDLFPNLGTVFHYLGRYLFNPTNFVWGLVTRYYDINLARADEKIGVQIRVLDKDFGRFERVLNQTLGCMLRENLLPEINGTKPVVIQSGKLKTKALLITSLRSWYSEAIKSMYWKRSTVTGEVVEVHQPSHEQYQHTRRRMHNIKAWAEIYLLSLTDKLVTSGGSTFGYIAHSLGGLKPWILYKPEDHVIPNPPCQRGVSMEPCMHAPPYHDCTSKKWTGPGGKLDPHVQHCDDKWWGIKFIDRE